The following are encoded together in the Tetrapisispora phaffii CBS 4417 chromosome 5, complete genome genome:
- the YME1 gene encoding i-AAA protease YME1 (similar to Saccharomyces cerevisiae YME1 (YPR024W); ancestral locus Anc_7.430), translated as MLRATTIASMSRLLASRNMLRSTQIISLASRKSLKYYSTDKPPSGNDSKTTANEGAATQGGSSKKPITNQSTGNKDTSASNEKVANDPVKKNSVKTFASAAAAAISSTVEGIKSSTKKSEAKNSQGPVSHALLAKQEQEANNAVTNPDSQAVFYKLLLQSNYPQYVVSRFETPGIASNHECMELYMEALQRIGRHAEADAVRQSLLTASSAGAVNPSLASSASLGNNSTNNNYHTNFPTMYNPMFGSNKAPIHVVVTESTFTVISRWVRWLLVFGILTYGVSEGFRYITENTSLLKNNDVADKSVDVAKTNVTFDDVRGCDEARAELEEIVDFLKDPAKYESLGGKLPSGVLLTGPPGTGKTLLARATAGEAGVDFFFMSGSEFDEVYVGVGAKRIRDLFSQARAKAPAIIFIDELDAIGGKRNPKDQAYAKQTLNQLLVELDGFSQTSGIIIIGATNFPESLDKALTRPGRFDKVVNVDLPDVRGRADILAHHLKKITLAPNVDATVIARGTPGLSGAELANLVNQAAVYACQQNAISVDMSHLEWAKDKILLGAERKTMVLTEASRRATAYHEAGHAIMAMYTPSATPLYKATILPRGRALGITFQLPEMDKVDITKKECLSRLDVCMGGKIAEELIYGKENTTSGCGSDLQSATQTARAMVTQYGMSEDVGPVNLADKWETWSGKIRDIADNEVVEMLKLSEDRTRKLLNSKKVELERLAKGLIEYETLDAKEIEKVCNGEPINKLRTATNTIIEGPDSDVRKERGETDKKPLTALIKA; from the coding sequence ATGTTAAGAGCTACCACTATTGCTTCCATGAGCAGGCTGCTTGCGTCCAGGAATATGCTGCGATCAACACAAATAATTAGTCTGGCGAGCAGGAAATCTTTGAAATACTACTCTACTGACAAACCACCAAGCGGCAACGATTCAAAAACTACTGCTAACGAAGGTGCCGCCACCCAGGGTGGATCCTCTAAAAAACCTATCACAAATCAATCTACTGGTAACAAGGATACTTCTGCCAGTAACGAGAAAGTCGCAAATGATCCggtgaaaaaaaatagtgTTAAAACTTTTGCTTCTGCAGCCGCCGCTGCTATTTCATCCACTGTGGAAGGAATTAAATcttcaacaaaaaaatcTGAAGCTAAGAATTCACAAGGCCCGGTATCCCATGCTCTATTGGCTAAACAGGAACAAGAGGCAAACAACGCCGTCACTAATCCTGATTCACAGGCAGTTTTCTACAAACTGTTGTTGCAGTCAAACTACCCGCAATACGTCGTGTCTAGATTCGAAACTCCAGGGATAGCGTCAAACCATGAATGTATGGAGCTATATATGGAGGCTTTACAAAGGATAGGTAGGCATGCCGAGGCGGATGCGGTCAGACAGTCACTTTTGACTGCCAGTTCAGCAGGTGCTGTCAATCCATCTCTAGCGTCTTCCGCGTCGTTGGGAAATAACTCCACTAACAATAACTACCACACTAACTTCCCTACCATGTACAACCCAATGTTTGGTTCAAATAAGGCTCCTATCCATGTCGTAGTCACAGAGTCCACGTTCACTGTTATTTCCAGATGGGTAAGATGGTTACTGGTATTCGGTATTTTAACATACGGTGTTTCAGAGGGTTTCAGATACATCACAGAAAATACTTCCCTGTTGAAGAATAACGATGTTGCTGATAAGTCTGTCGATGTTGCAAAGACAAACGTCACTTTCGATGATGTAAGAGGTTGCGATGAAGCTCGTGCCGAATTGGAAGAAATTGTGGATTTCCTTAAGGACCCTGCTAAATACGAGTCCCTAGGTGGTAAACTACCAAGTGGTGTTTTATTAACGGGTCCTCCAGGTACGGGTAAAACTTTACTAGCGAGGGCTACTGCTGGTGAAGCCGGCGTcgattttttctttatgtCAGGTTCTGAATTTGATGAGGTTTACGTAGGGGTAGGTGCTAAGAGAATCCGTGATTTGTTTTCACAAGCTAGAGCCAAAGCCCCTGCCatcatatttattgatgaattagATGCAATTGGAGGTAAACGTAATCCAAAAGATCAAGCATATGCAAAGCAAACATTAAACCAACTGTTGGTAGAATTGGATGGGTTTTCACAAACTTCAGGAATCATCATTATCGGTGCTACTAATTTCCCAGAATCCTTAGATAAAGCCTTGACAAGACCAGGCAGATTTGATAAAGTTGTCAACGTCGATTTACCAGATGTCCGTGGCCGTGCAGATATTCTTGCAcatcatttgaaaaaaatcacTCTTGCTCCTAATGTTGACGCAACTGTCATTGCTCGTGGTACTCCCGGTCTTTCAGGTGCTGAACTTGCTAATCTAGTCAACCAAGCCGCTGTATATGCTTGTCAACAGAATGCTATTTCTGTCGATATGTCACATTTAGAATGGGCTAAAGATAAAATCTTATTAGGTGCAGAAAGAAAAACTATGGTTTTAACTGAAGCATCAAGAAGAGCTACCGCATATCATGAAGCTGGTCATGCCATCATGGCTATGTACACTCCTTCTGCCACACCTTTATACAAAGCTACCATTCTTCCAAGAGGTAGAGCCTTAGGTATTACATTCCAACTACCTGAAATGGATAAGGTTGATATCACTAAGAAAGAATGTTTATCACGTTTAGATGTTTGCATGGGTGGTAAAATTGCCGAAGAACTAATTTATGGTAAAGAAAATACAACCAGTGGTTGCGGTTCTGATTTACAAAGCGCTACACAAACGGCGAGAGCCATGGTCACCCAATATGGTATGTCAGAAGATGTAGGCCCTGTTAACCTAGCAGATAAATGGGAAACTTGGTCAGGCAAAATTCGTGACATTGCCGATAATGAGGTTGTCGAAATGTTAAAGTTGTCTGAGGATAGAACAAGGAAGTTACTAAATAGTAAAAAAGTTGAATTAGAGAGACTGGCCAAGGGTCTAATCGAATATGAAACGTTAGATGCAAAAGAGATCGAAAAAGTCTGCAACGGTGAACCAATCAATAAACTAAGAACAGCAACTAATACCATTATCGAAGGTCCCGATAGTGATGTAAGAAAAGAACGTGGAGAAACTGACAAGAAACCACTAACGGCATTGATTAAAGCATAA
- the MRX3 gene encoding Mrx3p (similar to Saccharomyces cerevisiae YBL095W; ancestral locus Anc_7.427), with product MFKIINRGVLLPALGFGLGVATSMDVWPRTQLPLHDETLLPHLRSVKEGQNNDVLEKISRLHEYQELTGASSHFTKQFVQSQKIPSAHHSNHVGQGLLFGRRKLEIDPLVFHNEAEREIVGFYHIGADLSGDNDKVHYGILSLILDESLCYCGFSCLPSKRGVTARLSVHFNTELPANSTIMLKAKVSEVKGRKCIINGTLSLVDTDTAVVSGVPFANAECILVEPKWFKYLNWVDMF from the coding sequence AtgtttaaaattatcaatagaGGTGTTCTGTTGCCGGCTCTAGGGTTCGGTTTGGGTGTTGCTACTTCGATGGATGTTTGGCCAAGGACTCAACTCCCACTGCATGATGAGACGTTGCTTCCCCATTTGCGGAGTGTTAAAGAGGGACAGAACAATGATGTGTTGGAGAAGATCTCGAGGCTGCACGAATATCAGGAGTTAACTGGAGCAAGCTCGCATTTTACAAAACAGTTTGTGCAAAGTCAGAAAATACCAAGTGCGCACCATTCGAATCATGTTGGACAAGGCTTATTGTTTGGCAGAAGGAAACTTGAAATTGATCCGTTAGTGTTCCATAATGAAGCAGAAAGAGAAATAGTCGGGTTCTACCATATAGGGGCCGATCTATCCGGAGACAATGATAAGGTTCACTATGGGATCTTATCATTGATCTTAGACGAATCTCTATGCTATTGTGGATTCTCGTGTTTACCAAGTAAGAGAGGTGTCACTGCAAGACTGTCCGTACATTTCAATACTGAACTACCCGCAAACTCAACCATAATGTTGAAAGCAAAAGTATCGGAAGTGAAAGGAAGAAAATGTATAATCAATGGAACGTTGAGCCTAGTGGACACAGATACAGCAGTGGTAAGCGGCGTACCATTCGCTAATGCTGAATGTATCCTGGTAGAACCTAAATGGTTCAAGTATCTAAATTGGGTAGACATGTTCTGA